Genomic segment of Limnohabitans sp. INBF002:
ATGGGCTTGGACGAAATCTATCTCTTGCCCAACATGGTCAAGAGCCAGTCGGAAGGCTGGAAACTCTACAAAAAGCTCAACGACGTCTGTGTGCGTTTCTTGGGCGAATCGGTGCACTACCTCACCTCGATCGAAGAAGACGAGATGGTGTTGCGCGCACTCAAAAAATACCAGTCGGTGATGGAACTTGCCCCTGGCACAGCTGCCGCGCGTGACTACATGCGTTTGGCAGAGGCATGCACGCACTTGCGTCCGATTGACCACCCCTCGGGCGGTCTGCAATTTTTCATGGAGCGACTGATGCAAAACGGTTCGTCTGACACATGAGAGCACTATCCCCCGTACAGATGTACGACTCCTGCAAGCCCAAAGGCGAAGATTTGGTCATGGCCCATTTGGGTCTGGTCAAACGCGTTGCCTTGCACTTGAAGGCGCGTATCCCCGCATTCATGGAGCTCGATGAGCTGATTCAAGTGGGCATGATTGGCCTGCTCGAAGCCTCACGTGCGTTTGATCCCGTCAAGGGCATTGAGTTTGAAAACTTCGCGCACAGCCGTGTGCGCGGTGCCATGCTCGACGAAGTGCGACGCTTGTCGTTCTTGCCCCGTTCGGCGGTGGCGTTCAACAAAGAACACAACACCACGGTGCACGCTTTGGCCGCTGAGTTGGGCCGCACGCCCACGCAAGCTGAAATTGCCGAGTACATGGGCAAAGACCTGGAAGAGTTTCACAAAGAACGCGGCAAAGCCAAACGCTTTGAAACCTATTCCATGGAAGTGGTCACTGAAGAAGTGATGACGATTGCAGACGACAGCTCTCAGCAGCCAGATGTGATCGTTGAAGAAGCCCAATTCATGGACGCCGTGACCGATGCCATCGCTCAGCTGCCTGAGCGCGAGCAGCTGGTCATGCAGCTCTACTACGTGGAAGAGTTCAACCTCAAAGAGATTGGCGAAACCTTGGGCGTGAGCGAGTCTCGCGTGAGCCAGATCTTGTCCTCTGTGGTCAAAAAATTACGCGGCACCTTGAAAGTAGAAACGGCGTCTGAGACTGAGAAGGCCGAGACAAGGAGACGCGCATGAGTAACTTCATGATGAACATGATCTCGTGGATCTTGTTGCTTCTGGTCATCTTGACGCTGTACCTCATCGACAAGATCAACCACTTGGCCAAGATGTACGAAGCGCCCAAACCAGAAACAGAGCCTTCGCTGCCCGATTTCGGCGCAGAGATTCCTGGCGATTTGTTGTTCTCCGGTTTGGAGGGCAAGAAACTCTGGGATGCCATGAATGGCAAACAAGTCGAGGGCTTTGATGCCACCTTGATCGAGGCCCTGCGCCCGCATTACGAACCGATTCTGCGTGAACACATCACGGCCAGTTTCAAAGACGGCATTGAAGACGCGTTGGGTGGCACCGAAAACCACATGCCCAGCTCGACCCGCAAAATTTCAACGGCGCGCGGCCACATCCAATCGTGGTTGCCTCCGCAGCATTTGGGCAGCGTGTACCGCTCGGCCTTGGAGTTTGCAGGAAGCTACTGCGAAAACCCAGACCCCGAAGTGCTGTTGCGTCTGAAGCAAACCGTGGACAGCGTGGTGGACATGCTTTACCAACGTGTGGGCATCACCAATGAAGTGCCGTTCTCAGAATTCTTGTTTGAAGAAGTGTCTGTGGCTCAGCCTGACGATGCCAGTGACGACGCCATGTTGGCACTGACAGATGAGTCGGGTTCGTCTGAGGTGTTGGGCGATGGCTTGCTAGAAAACAGCGACACGCGTGAACCTACGCCAGAAGAGTTGGCACAAGGACTGGAGCATGTGCAGGCCTATGAAGACCAACAGCGGCAAGAAGTTGCCGCTGAGACAGTCGACGCGGTGATGCATCCCGATGCGTTGACGCATTCAGATGCCGCACCGCTTGAGGCCAAGCCTGTTTGATCGGCTGTTTCTACACATGTCACTCAAGTTTGCCCAACCCCTTCCGATACTGCCTGTGTAAGCGAAGAAATACACAGGAGTTAATCAAATGCGAGCCAATTCACGAGCCATTCAAAGTTACGGCGATGTCAAAGTCAGCAGCGGCGTTGCCACGGCCAACAATGTGCAATTGATTCAAATGTTGTTTGACGGCTTGTTGGAGAGTTTGTCCACGGCACGTGGCCACATTCAGCACAAAAATATCAATGAAAAATCCAAAGCCATTGCACGCGCCAGCCGCATTGTGATTGGCCTGCAAGGTGCCTTGGATTTTGAAAAAGGCGGCGATCTGGCCAACAACCTCAATGAGTTGTACAGCTATGTGACCCGTCGTTTGTTCCACGCCAACGCCCACAACGATGTGGCCGTGTTGGATGAGATTCACGGTTTGATGCGCGAGATTCGCGATGCTTGGGAAGGCGTGCCTTCCTTGGTGCCCGCGACCAACCGACCTGCTGGCATGATGAACTGATCGCGGATTTCTTCTTTTTAGAAGTTTTTCGTTATTTATCAGTTAATCTTGCAGGTTGTTCGGGACAATTTTTAGGCGTATCCAAGTTTTCGACTTGGATACGCCAACCTGCTTGGGGAGAGTGTTAGATGTCAGCAATTATTGGTTTGGTCGTTCTGTTCATTTGCGTGTTCGGCGGTTTCGTGATCGCCGGCGGTAGCTTGGCGCCCATTATCAAAGCCACCCCATTCGAAATGTTCATTATTGGTGGTGCTGGTGTTGGCGGCATGATCACCGGTAACTCTGGCGCGATTTTCAAAGGCGCTTGGGGCGGTATGGGTCGCGTGATCAAAGGCCCCAAGTACCACAAGGAAGACTACATCGGCATCATCGCCGTGATCTCCAAGTTGATGAAAACACTCAAGGCCGAGGGTGCCGTGGCGATGGAATCGCACGTCGAGAACCCCGAGGCCAGTGCCATTTTTGGCGAATGCCCCAAGATGCTGCACGACCACGGTTTGGTCGGCTTGATTTGCGACACCATCCGTTTGATGGTGGTGTCCTCAGGCACCTTGAGCCCTTATGCGGTGGAAGACGTGATGACCACGTCCATCAAACACCACCACCACAGCGAAATGCAAAACGCCGATGCCATTGCCACCCTCGCTGGCGCTTTGCCCGCGCTGGGTATCGTGGCTTGCGTGTTGGGTGTGGTGAAGACCATGGGCGCGATTGACCAACCTCCTCCTGTGCTGGGTGCCTTGATTGGTGGCGCGCTGGTGGGTACGTTCTTGGGCGTGTTCTTGGCTTACGGTATTTTCGAGCCCTTCGGTAGCCGCTTGAAGCAAATCATTGACGAAGACGGCGAAGCCCTCAAAGTGGCGCAGCAAGTCATCATTGGCAACATGCATGGCTACCCCGTTCCCTTGATCATTGAAGCTGCACGCGTGTGTATCAACCACCACGCACAGCCCACCTTTGGCGAACTCTTTGACGCGTTGAGGAAATAATGGCTGACGAAAAAGACGCGGCAGCCACGCCGGAAGACGCCGAAAAAGCAGCCCAAGAAGCCGCTGCCGCCGCTGCGGCCGCGGCTGAAGCTGCAAAAAAAGCAGCAGAAGAAGAGAAGGACGAGGCGCCTGCGCCCGTCATCATCATCAAGAAAATCATCGACGAGGGCCACGGTGGCGCTCACGGTGGTGCTTGGAAGATCGCGTTGGCCGACATGATGACGGCGATGATGGCGTTCTTCTTGTTGATGTGGCTGTTGGGCGCGTCCAATGAAGACCAGCGCAAAAGCATTGCCGACTACTTCAAACCCACCTCACAAAGCTTGGTGGCCATTGGCCAATTGGCTGGCTCCAACGGTGTGTTGGGTGGCCGCTCCATCATTGACCCCGATGGCTTTCCGTTTGCGGCCAAGCAAACGGCGTTGCTCGAACGTTTGACACCTCGCTCAGAAGGTGGCCCCAACCCCAGCACCGACCCCGGTCAAGAAAACAACAACCCCTACTCAGACCCAGACAAGCTGACGCCTGAGCAGAAGAAAGAAATTGCCGCTGCGCAAGAAAAAGCCGACTTTGACAAACTCGAAAAAGAGATTGAGCAAAAGCTGTCTGAAAACAAAAAGCTGGGTGGTTTGAAAGACCAAGTGTCTGTCACGCGTGACAAACAAGGCCTTCGCATTGAGATCATCGACAAAGCCGACTTTGCCATGTTCCCCAGCGGTGGCATGAGCATGCAGGGCAAAGCGTCCAACCTGATCAGCGAAATTGCAGCTTCATTGGCAGAAATGCCCAACAAGATCGCCATTCGCGGCCACACCGACAGCGTGCCCTTCAACAACAAAGAAGGCCGCAACAACTGGTCGCTCTCCGCTGAGCGTGCTGAAGTGACGCGTGCTTTGTTAGAGAAAAGCGGCATCAAAGAAAGCCGATTCGCCCGCATCGAGGGCGTGGCCGACACCGATCCGTTCAACCCCAAAGACCCACGCGATCCGCGTAACCGTCGCATGAGTATCACGGTGCTCTACAACGACCAAGACTAAGCAAGGCTTAGACGTAAAAAAGGCAGCTCATTGAGCTGCCTTTTTTCTTGGGTGCCGTCAGAGACGTTAAGCCGCTGAGCGCAGGTCGTACTTGTTGATCTTCTCAATCAAGGTGGTGCGCTGCAAATTGAGCAACTTGGCTGTGCGTGACACATTGCCCGAGTTGCGGCTCAGCGCCTGCTCAATGATGCTGCGCTCAATCTGTGCCATGCGCTCTTTGAGCGACAAGCCTTCGGGTGGCAAATGAGGCATGCCTTGGGCCAACATGATGATGCCCTCGATCTCGTTTTCCTCTTCCTCTGGCTGCTCGTTCATTTCGGCCAGCACCTCGGGGGGCGGTGTCATTTCCAGTTTGGCCAGCAGCGGTGCTTGGGCTTGAAGCTCGGCTTGGGCCGACACCAAACCCTTGGGCAACAGGGTAGGGGGGATGGCGCGCAAGTCCAGCTCTTGGCCCGCGTACAGGGTGCTGAAACGATCGACCAAGTTGGACAACTCGCGCACGTTGCCAGGCCAAGGGTACTTTTGCAGGGCCGTCATGAAGTCGGCCTTGAAGCGGATGGGTTGCTTGCCAAAGTTGACACATTTCTTGGCAAAGAATCCCAACAACTCGGCCACGTCATCGTTGCGTTCACGCAACGGCGGGGTCACCATGGGCAGCACATTGAGGCGGTAATACAAGTCTTCACGGAACCGACCGGCCGCAATTTCGGTTTCTAAATCTCGGTGGGTCGCGGCCACCACGCGCACATCCACCTGAACCTGGCGGGTGCCGCCAATGGGATCAACGGTGCGCTCTTGCAACACGCGCAGCAGCTTGACCTGCATGTCCAGCGACATGTCGCCAATTTCATCCAAGAAGATGGTGCCGCCATGGGCCAGCTCAAAGCGACCAATGCGGTCGGCCACAGCGCCCGTGAATGCGCCTTTGCGGTGGCCAAACAGTTCGCTTTCTAACAAGTCTTTGGGAATGGCCGCGCAGTTGATCGGCACAAAGTTGGCACCGCATCGGTCCGATTGCTCATGCAGCAGCCGAGCCAATAGCTCTTTGCCTGTGCCACTCTCGCCCGTGATCATCACGGTGGCGTTGGAGTTAGCCATCGTCGCGACCAATTGGCGCAGCGTGGCTGCTGACTCGCTGGAGCCAATAAAGTTTGTCGTGGGTTTCATGTCAAAAATTCCTACACATCATTGTCGGTGACAACAAACATTTCACAAGACAGAAAAAGTATTCGTCTTTGAAAATGTTAAAGATGCCTTGATCGGTGCCGAATCTAGGGGGAGACCTCTCAAGGACACAGACATGAACCGCATCACACATTGGGCTGTTGCAGCCTCCGCTCTTTTGTTGACCGCTTGCGCCAGCACGCCACCGCCCATGCCTGCACAAGCGCGCGTGGACGACAGCGCCAACATGATCACGCCGATGACCCAAAAACGCGAAACCTTGGTGGCGACGGGTTATGCGGTCATTAGTATTCAAAATCACCGCAACGCCGCTCAGCAACGTTTGCTAGCCATCCGTGCCTCCAAACTTGACGCTTACCGTGCTTTGACCGAACAGGTCTACGGCCAGCAACTCGATGCCAGCACCACCGTGGCTGACATGACCGTGATGAGCGATACCTTCCGCGCCCGTGTGGAAGGTGTCATTTATGGCGCAGTGCTGGTCAGCATCACCCCCGTGGGTGACGACACCTATGAAACCACCATGTCGCTGGACCGCCACGTGGTCAACGACTTGCGTGCGTTGTACATCGCCAGTTTGAGCAACAAGCGCTAAGTACAGGCGTTTAGAAAACATGGCCATGTGGACTTCTTCGCGCCGACGCCTGTGTATCGCCACTTTGGTGGGTTTGATGGGTGTCAATTTTTCCGTCGGTGCAGCAGACCTGAGTGCGCAAGAGCGCCTCAACGCCATTCGCAGCGCGATGGTGGAAGCGGCCATGAAGTCCAACACCCGCGTGAGCGCCACGAGCTGGATGGAAAGCGATGGTAAGTTGCGCGAACTCAACCGCTTTTCGTCTGAAATCAAACTGCGTGATTTGCAGCTTGCCCAATACGTGCGTGACGCGGGGCAACAGCCTCAAGCAGAGCTGGCTGTTGCGCAGGTGGAAAGCGTTCAACCAGGACGCTGTGAAGCCCCACAAGCCAAAGCCCCTTTGCGTCACGTGATGACGGTGGGCATGGATCTGTCCACAGGCCTGGCACCAGCCCAGCGCTACCAAGCACAACAAGTCGGTTTCGCGGCGCGGACGCGCCTGGTGCAAGCGGGCGCACGCGCCGAGCGTTGGCGTTTGATTCAAAGCCAATCGCCAGCCCGTACCTATGACCGCTTGATTCATGGCCATGGCGAAGAACATGTGCAATGGCATGCCCAACTCACGGTGACACCTGTGCCTTTTGCGGGCGTTTCTGACGACTACGCCGCGTTTGGTTTGAGTTTGATGGTGAGTGGACCCGGCCAGCGCCAAGGGTGGTTCACAGCTGAAGAAGTGGTGGTGCCAAGCTTGCCCACCCAAGCCCATGGCACGCCAAAAATGGACAACGACACCCACACCGCCATTGCGCGTGCTGTGGCGGCCATGGTGGTCAAACTTGAAAAGCAGCTCGCGTGTGAACCACAAACTTTTGCAGTTCAGCAAAATGAGGGCCGATTGGCCCTCAACGCGGGAAGCCATTCTGGCTTGCGCGTGGGCGACCAACTGATGATTGCAGACCCCTCTGTGCTGCCCCGTCACACATTGGAGCCCGGCGCGCTTGACGCCGCCGTGTTGGCCGAAGTCAAATCAGTCACGCCTTATCAGGCCGAGCTCAAGCAAGTGGCTGGACGCAAACAAAAATTCAATGGGGCTTGGGTTGCTTGGCCTTACACGTATTAAAAGATCGACGGGAGAACCGACCATGAACACGCCTACTAACTCTCTTCGCGCCTTGTTGTGCTGCATTGCTGTGGCGATGCCCATGTGGGCATTGGCTGCGGGCCCTGCGCTACGCAGCACCTACCAAGTGGTGTCGGGTGACACGCTGGACAAAGTCATTCGCAAAACCATGCCCGACAGTCCGTTGCGCGTGGAAATTTTGCGCAATGCGTTTGTGCAGCAAAACCCTCAAGCCTTCACCAAATCACCCCCCCGTGCCTTGATGGCCGGCGCTGTGTTGAACGTGCCCAACCACGACGACTTGCTGCGCAGCTACACAGTGCCAGGCCAAGCCCCTGGCAACAGTGGCATGAGCCGCGGCGGTGGCTACTCGACCGCAGACATGAACATGAGCGAGCGCAAAAACTGGGTGCGCTTCCCGTAAAGGGTTGTCATGGCCATCCTAGGTCCAGAAGGCGTCAACGCGATTTCGCGTGTGGCGCCTATTCATTTGGAAATGCGCACCGCGTATGTAGAAGCGCCCGTGGCACGACAACTCGGTTTGCACGATGGCCAAGTGGTGCAAGCCACTGCGACTGTGGTGAACCAACAGCTCAAGCTGGCGCTCAACGAGCACATTTTTAATTTGCCCTTGCAGCCCTACATCAAAGAGGGCGATCTGGTGCAGCTGCGCGCGCAACTCTTGCCTGCTGGCAAGTGGGCGTTGCAGTTGCTGCACACGGGCAATTTTGCGGGGCCCGAGGCACCGCAGGCGGCCATTCCCACGCGCTTGAACACCTTGCTGTTTCAGCCCGGCGGCTTTGCCAGTTTGCTGACCCTGCTGCGTCCCGGCGTGTTAGAGGGCTTGGTGCCGCCGGTGCAAGACGCGGGCGAATTGAAAAAACGCATCACCGCGCAACGGCTGAGCATGGGCAGTTTGCAAGCGCAAACCTTGAAACGCTTTGTGTTGGGCCACAGCAAAACCTCTGAAGCCAGCTTGGCTGAGGGCGAGCCCGTGGCCGACAACACCAAGGTGCTGCTGCGTTTGCTCATGGCTGAACGTGCGCGTGTGGAAGAAGACAGTGGCGACACCCAAGAAAGCCTGCATCACGCCCTTGATGAAGTCGAAGCGGCGCAAGTTCAGTCTGCCCAAAATTTGCACAAAGGCGAGCTGAACTTCGCCTTGGTCATTCCGTTTCGCGATGCCGACCCGGTGGCGCTGCATTTCGAGCAAAAAGGCAACAAGCCGGGCCAACCCAAGAACCCGCTGGTGGTCAACATGCACACCCAAAGCCGCGTGCTGGGTGAGGTGTGGCTCAAAACCACCATCAGCCACAACGCGCAGGTGGACTTGACCATGTGGGCGTTGAACAAAGAAGTGGCTGATTTGGCCAAATTCAACGCCAGCGAGCTGACCGATGAACTCGAAAGCGCGGGCCTGCGCATGGGAAGTTTTCAGGTCTACAACGCGCCACGCCCAGAGGCCCTAGAAGACCATCCCCCGACCGAACACGGCAGCTTGGTGGACACCCGCGCATGACCGACAAACACTACATGCAAGCCGTGGCTCTGGAATATGGCCGCAACAAGGCACCCACGGTCACCGCCAAGGGCGACGACGAACTGGCGCGCCGCATCGTGGCTGAGGCTAAGAAGCAGGGCGTGTACGTGGCCGAAGACCCACGCCTGTTGGCCATGTTGAGCCGACTCGATGTGGGGCAAGAAATTCCGGAAGATATGTTCACCGCTGTCGCCGTGATTTTGGCGTGGGTGTACTGGCTCAAGGGCATGCAGCCCGGGGATGAAAAGCCTAAATAATTTTTATGCTTCAGCGTAGCCGCGGCCACCGCGTCGACCGCGCGAGACTTTGCCCAGGCGGTCATAAATCTCGACCGAACTCGTGGGGTCTTGTACTTGAAGGCTTTGCAGTGCGCCACGGATGGCGTCAATCTTTCGGCCAATCAGCACCTCGTTGCGGCGATGCATGTCGCGGCAATGGGCCATGTGCGCTTTGAAACCGTCCCATTCTGGGCCGAGCGCATCTGCTGAATCTGGGCCTTGGATGCCCGCCAGCTGCGCGAGCTGCTGAAGCAGCTCATTTTTGGTGCTTTGCGACGCTTCAAAGGCGTCTAAATCTTGCACCTTCAACTGCTCGAACTCTTGTTCAAGCATGTCTTCCAGTGTTTTCGCCAAGGCCAAAGCCTGCTCGAGCGAGGAGGCTTGTGTGTCGGTGGCGGGTGTTGTCATATCGGACAAAAGACGATCAATCAAAGATGAATGAACGATCAGTTGCCGATCATCTTTTCGAGGGCCACAAAGTTTTCAGCAATTCGGCGTGGGTTCACAGGGTAGTTGCCTTCCTTGATCGCCTGCTTGATGGCTTCTACTTTGGAGCGGTCGAAGTCTGGTTGCGCCATGACTTTTTGGGCGACGTTGCTCAAGCTCACTTTATCTGCTCCTGCGGAAGATGCTTTCTCCATAGACGGAGCCAAGTCTTCCTTGGCTTGCGCGGCAGAAGGGCTTCGTTTTTCGACTTTGTCGATGGCACTGCGAATCGCAGCGTTCGATTGCGTCATCCGACCGTAATTTGAAATTGCGTCATTCATGATGTTTTCACTTTCTCTAACCTGTAACCCAGGTCAAAACTTTTTCACAACACTTCAATCGACCTCAAATTCTAGAACTTGAGTGTTTTCTTGAAATATTTTTTAAATACCACTTTTCACCTCAGTTTTGCGGCATTCGGTCCGGTGATCACGCCATATATTGATCGACCCGACTCGACATTTTTTAAGCGAATTTGTTCACCTAGACCACCATCTTGCAACGCTTCCGCGCGCATTGTGATGGAAAAGCCTTGTCCTTCGCCTGCTGTGAGCTGAACCTCTTGTCCGCGCTTGACCAACACAGCGGTCTTCACGTCGTACGAACGCAGAGGGGTGTTGGGCGTGAGGTCACGCACCAACTCCATGTTTTTGAGTAATTTGGTATCAGAAATGATTTGGTTTTCCATGCCCGCAGCAGGCATGTCGGCATAACTGAACATGTCTGGCCTGATGACCGTGCCGCGCTTGAGCAACTCTTTGGACACCAACACTTTGTGCAACACAGGCGCAGATGGGCTGGCGCGGTTAAGCGGCGCTGTGGCTTGACCCGTGTTCACGTTGACGAAAAGCTGCCAAGCGGGCTGCGCACAGCGCACGCGAAGGGCGGGTTGATTGGGAAACGGCTGTTCAAACTGCAGGTTTTGTTGACAGTTTTGCACCGTGATGCGTGGGTCCACAGGCACCACTTGTACCTGTTTACCCTGGAAAGAAGGGTGGTTTGCAGCCCATTGTTGGGCTTGCTTTTGCAAAGCCTCAAAGGCGCTGTCTGGCAAAGGCGAATCCGCTGCAAACCCAATCTGGGCGTGGCTTAGAACGCATGCGGCCAGCCACATGCCCCAGCGCTTGACGCGTGGGGTGTCGGCATTTTTTAGGCACAGCATTTGCATAGTCATTCGGGTCGGTGTTGATGTTTTGACATTTGTTCAGACCCAACCCTTCATGCAAGAACGAAGCCAACTTTTAAAACGGACCGATTAACCGGAGCCCTCCATGCGACTCGACCCGTCCTACAACCCTCAGGTGAACACCACCGACGCCTCCGGCATGCCCAAGCTGCCGCGGAGTCAGTTGGCGTATGCCCGTACCGCGCCCGCTTTCACGCGCGCGATGGCCAGCGCCAGCCTATCTGGTTCATTGGCCCCCGAGGGCAGCACGGCAGCGTGGGGCACCTCGGTTCGCTCAGGCCAAACGTTGACAGGCATCGTGCGCGAGCAAATGGCTGCGCGCGGCGTGAACATTTCGAACAACGAGGCCATGCGCTTGGCGCAAACCGTGGCGCGTTCGAACAACATTGCCAACCCCAACATGATTCATCCAGGTCAGCAGCTGAACCTGGACAGTTTGAATTTTTCTTTGCAACAAGCGCAAGCGGTGAACCAAGCCATTGCAGCCAACAAAGCCGCCGCAGCTTCGGCGGCAGCCCCCGCGGTCACGCCTGCCGCCAACGTCAACACCTTGAACACCAACACGGCCTTGGGCAGCGCTGCCTTGGCAGGCACAGCGCAAGTGCAGTTGCTCACGCGCTCAGACCGCAGTGGCAATGTGGTGCTGGAAAAAACCATCGACCGCGCGATTGAAAAGGGCTTCATCCCCGCGCAAGACAAACAAGCCGTGATGAACAAGATTGTTCAGCTCTCGCAAGAACACCGTTTCGCGCCCGATGACTTTGCGCGCCTCACCTTGATGGAGAGCGATGGCATGAACCCCAAAGCTTCCAACAGCCGTTGTCACGGCATCATCCAGTTTTGTGATGGCCCTGACCGCGGCGCAGCCAGCGCTGGTTTTGGTGCCAACCCCAAAGCCATTCTGGGCCACAGCGTGTTGCAGCAGCTCGACATGGTGGGCAAGTATTTTGATGACACGGGCTTGAAGAACTTTGGCCCCGTGGGTTTGGATGATCTGTACTTAACCGTGCTCACCCCAGCCGCGCGTAACGAAACGCGACCCAACGCAGCTTTGAACATTCCGGGTCAGCAAGCCGCTTATTTGCATGTGAACCGCGACATGCGTGCGCCCATCACACGCAACTCCATCTTGGCGGGTTTGCATCAAAACGCCAATGAACGTTTGGGCACGGACGTGGCGCAACGCCCCTCCATGCAGGCGGCTCGCTTGAGTGCCTATGCCGCGCAGGCTGCTGTGTCGGAAGTTCGTTAAGTTTTTGCTTCTTGTTTTTCTGAGCTCGCGCGAGTGGCTGGGTGTGTGGCCCTCCTCATGCTGCGAGCAGAAATCGTCGGGACCACACACCCAGCCACTCGCGCTGCGTCGTTGCATTTTTGAGTGCGTAACGCGCTCTGTGTTGATGGCGCAGGGTGAGTTGCATAGGGTTTAGCGGCAAACATTTGCCGCTTCTAGCGTCAAAACCACCGTGGCACGGCTCTTGCATTAATCGACACGAGGTCTCACAACTTGAGGCCATGTGTCAATAAACAGGAGTCTTGTTATGGACGTTTTTAAATCAGCCTTTGGAATTCACGAGCGTGCGCTTGGCGTGAGAAGCCAACGCATGGAAGTGCTGGCGCGCAACATCGCCAACGCCGACACGCCTAACTACAAAGCACAAGACGTTGATTTCAAGGCGATGCTCAAAGAAGCCAAGACTGAATATCTGACGGCCACCAACGACAAGCACTACGCCGGTCTGCAAGAAGCGCAAGACAACGGCATGCGTTTTCGCACACCGTTCAACAGCTCATTCGACGGCAACACCGTGGAGATGAACGTGGAACAAGCCCAATACGGTAAAGCCGCTGGTGAATACCAAGCGACTTTGCAATTCCTAGAAAACCGCATCAGCGGTCTTCGTAAAGCCATGCGCGGGGAGTAATAGACCATGCAACTCGACAACGTTTTTGGTATTGCAGGCACCGCGCTGAACGCGCAGTCCATTCGCATGAACACCACGGCTTCCAACTTGGCCAACGCCAACTCGGTCGCAGGCTCAGAGGAAGAGGCCTACCGCGGCCGTCGTCCCTTGTTCAAAGCTTTGATGGACCAAGAAATGACACACGCAGGCGCTCAGTTCGTCGGTGGCGTCAAGGTGGACCGCATCGTCAACGACCCCGCACCCATTCGCAAGACGTGGGAGCCAGGCAACCCACTCGCCGACAAAGAAGGCTATGTCTTTCACTCCAACGTGAACGAAATGTCTGAGATGGTCGACATGATGGCCGCTTCGCGGTCTTACCAAAACAACGTCGAAGTGGTGAACACCGCACGTCAATTGATGATGCGCACCCTTGAAATCACCAAGAGCTAATCATCATGGCAACTACAGCAACCTCCACCCTGCCTAGTGGCATCGTCAAGTACGAAGACTACCAAGCGCAACAAAAAGCCACGCCCACGAACACCAACATGGGTCAGACGGAATTTTTGACACTCTTCACCACACAGTTGAAGAACCAAAACCCGTTGGACCCTGTCAAGAACGAAGCCTTCGTGGCCCAGCTCGCGCAGTTCTCACAACTTGAAGCTACCACGGCCATGAAAACCAGCATGCAGAACTTGGTCTCTAGCTTGGCCAATGACCGCTTGCTCGGTGCCACATCTTTGATTGGCAAAACCGTTGGCGTGCCCGATGGTCCTGTGGCCGTCACGGACACCACCGTGTCGCAAGGCGTGGTCAATGCACCCACGGGCGCAGACGGTATCAAGGTTGAAATCTTCA
This window contains:
- the flgC gene encoding flagellar basal body rod protein FlgC; amino-acid sequence: MQLDNVFGIAGTALNAQSIRMNTTASNLANANSVAGSEEEAYRGRRPLFKALMDQEMTHAGAQFVGGVKVDRIVNDPAPIRKTWEPGNPLADKEGYVFHSNVNEMSEMVDMMAASRSYQNNVEVVNTARQLMMRTLEITKS
- the flgA gene encoding flagellar basal body P-ring formation chaperone FlgA codes for the protein MTMQMLCLKNADTPRVKRWGMWLAACVLSHAQIGFAADSPLPDSAFEALQKQAQQWAANHPSFQGKQVQVVPVDPRITVQNCQQNLQFEQPFPNQPALRVRCAQPAWQLFVNVNTGQATAPLNRASPSAPVLHKVLVSKELLKRGTVIRPDMFSYADMPAAGMENQIISDTKLLKNMELVRDLTPNTPLRSYDVKTAVLVKRGQEVQLTAGEGQGFSITMRAEALQDGGLGEQIRLKNVESGRSIYGVITGPNAAKLR
- a CDS encoding flagellar hook capping FlgD N-terminal domain-containing protein; translated protein: MATTATSTLPSGIVKYEDYQAQQKATPTNTNMGQTEFLTLFTTQLKNQNPLDPVKNEAFVAQLAQFSQLEATTAMKTSMQNLVSSLANDRLLGATSLIGKTVGVPDGPVAVTDTTVSQGVVNAPTGADGIKVEIFNDKGILVRTQILGPQPVGDVTIAWDGMNDGGTAVPNGNYRYVASVNSNGTVTKPTVNTYAQVTGVTSAGTADGTMLLEVAGGKTVNLTDVKRISY
- a CDS encoding LysM domain-containing protein yields the protein MRLDPSYNPQVNTTDASGMPKLPRSQLAYARTAPAFTRAMASASLSGSLAPEGSTAAWGTSVRSGQTLTGIVREQMAARGVNISNNEAMRLAQTVARSNNIANPNMIHPGQQLNLDSLNFSLQQAQAVNQAIAANKAAAASAAAPAVTPAANVNTLNTNTALGSAALAGTAQVQLLTRSDRSGNVVLEKTIDRAIEKGFIPAQDKQAVMNKIVQLSQEHRFAPDDFARLTLMESDGMNPKASNSRCHGIIQFCDGPDRGAASAGFGANPKAILGHSVLQQLDMVGKYFDDTGLKNFGPVGLDDLYLTVLTPAARNETRPNAALNIPGQQAAYLHVNRDMRAPITRNSILAGLHQNANERLGTDVAQRPSMQAARLSAYAAQAAVSEVR
- the flgB gene encoding flagellar basal body rod protein FlgB; the protein is MDVFKSAFGIHERALGVRSQRMEVLARNIANADTPNYKAQDVDFKAMLKEAKTEYLTATNDKHYAGLQEAQDNGMRFRTPFNSSFDGNTVEMNVEQAQYGKAAGEYQATLQFLENRISGLRKAMRGE